One stretch of Helicobacter jaachi DNA includes these proteins:
- a CDS encoding SPOR domain-containing protein has translation MDTKRELNDILINDDDLQKQNRTKKLMMMVAMALVFLCILIAVVFVITRDEEELGERQAAANNGLTPIESNKQNNDFVNVPLSGNETSEDPFQRILDDIRSRDPQNQAQNQSSQNLAQNTQPTQPIQPAQPAQSAQNPKPDSKEAKKAEPKPASQPNQPVLPAKPKTEAKPDSKEAKKAEPKQSAQATQSAQNPKPAQNAQTPNKPAQVAQNNTNNISDIFENVPAPRMDTSKNGQVAEKGFYVQVGSFANKPSEEFLKKISNYSYRVYAGTSNGQPTTKYLIGPYNSRTEASRDLPNFKTIVSDPVHFEVK, from the coding sequence ATGGATACAAAGCGAGAACTCAACGATATTTTGATTAATGATGATGACTTGCAAAAACAAAACCGCACCAAAAAGCTTATGATGATGGTGGCTATGGCGTTGGTGTTTTTGTGCATTCTTATTGCTGTGGTGTTTGTTATCACGCGCGATGAAGAAGAGTTAGGAGAGCGCCAAGCAGCGGCAAATAATGGCTTAACACCTATAGAATCTAATAAACAAAATAATGATTTTGTCAATGTGCCACTTAGCGGCAATGAAACTAGTGAAGACCCATTCCAGCGCATTCTTGATGATATTCGCAGCCGCGACCCTCAAAATCAAGCGCAAAATCAATCTTCACAGAATCTAGCGCAAAATACCCAGCCTACACAGCCTATCCAGCCAGCACAACCTGCACAAAGCGCGCAGAATCCAAAGCCAGATTCTAAAGAGGCTAAAAAAGCAGAGCCAAAGCCAGCTAGCCAGCCAAATCAGCCAGTTTTACCCGCAAAGCCCAAAACTGAAGCAAAGCCAGATTCTAAAGAGGCTAAAAAAGCAGAGCCAAAACAAAGTGCGCAAGCAACACAGAGCGCACAGAATCCAAAGCCAGCTCAAAATGCCCAAACTCCAAATAAGCCCGCTCAAGTAGCACAAAATAATACAAACAATATAAGCGATATTTTTGAGAATGTCCCCGCTCCTCGTATGGATACTTCTAAAAATGGGCAGGTGGCAGAGAAAGGATTCTATGTGCAGGTAGGCTCATTTGCTAATAAGCCAAGTGAAGAGTTTTTGAAAAAAATAAGCAACTATAGCTACCGCGTGTATGCAGGCACATCAAATGGGCAACCTACGACTAAGTATCTCATCGGTCCTTACAATTCTCGCACAGAAGCTAGTAGAGATTTACCAAATTTTAAAACCATAGTATCCGACCCTGTGCATTTTGAGGTAAAATGA
- a CDS encoding sialidase family protein translates to MDISSISAASFMLLYFGGSKEGARDVGIYQSFFTPSKQDGRNFGTWSEPHRLLDADSLSQMSGVFIKKLGNPITFMDTQGRAHIFVVGVSMGGWATSRIYWLMLDRKDLHTLHYVKALHISPFLNISHLVRTPAMLTNEGGFILPIYHELARKYPLLLTFSPQLKLDSIMRPTQMTALLQPSFVPLSAHTSIGIYRTYKMYDNTLFVSICGSECVTKPSNLKNYDSSSVLFSMQDSIFLLHNKPSSAQGNKREELWLYRLDKVSLSDSIVHFKALFMLDNLPYSEVSYPSVAVGMESMGETIGGEFVSIAYTYGRKFIRVAFVPKSKLIAHIDSKNIESSKDNK, encoded by the coding sequence GTGGATATTTCAAGCATAAGTGCAGCAAGCTTTATGCTTTTATATTTTGGCGGTAGCAAGGAGGGGGCTAGAGATGTGGGTATTTATCAAAGTTTTTTTACGCCATCTAAGCAAGATGGGCGCAATTTTGGCACTTGGAGTGAGCCACACCGCCTTTTAGACGCAGATAGTCTCTCACAAATGAGCGGAGTATTTATTAAAAAATTAGGTAATCCCATTACCTTTATGGATACGCAAGGCAGGGCGCATATATTTGTCGTAGGCGTGAGTATGGGTGGCTGGGCGACTAGCAGGATTTATTGGCTTATGCTGGATAGAAAAGATTTGCACACTTTGCACTATGTGAAAGCATTGCATATAAGCCCATTTTTAAATATCTCCCACCTTGTGCGCACGCCTGCTATGCTCACAAATGAGGGAGGCTTTATTTTGCCTATTTACCATGAGCTAGCGCGCAAATATCCGCTTTTGCTTACGTTTAGCCCACAATTAAAGCTAGATTCTATCATGCGCCCTACTCAAATGACTGCCCTTTTGCAGCCTAGCTTTGTTCCACTTAGCGCGCATACAAGTATTGGCATTTATCGCACTTATAAAATGTATGACAACACACTTTTTGTAAGTATATGCGGGAGCGAGTGCGTTACAAAGCCTAGTAATCTTAAAAATTATGACAGCTCATCAGTGCTTTTTAGTATGCAAGATTCTATATTTTTATTGCATAATAAACCCTCTAGCGCGCAAGGCAATAAACGCGAAGAGCTCTGGTTGTATAGGTTAGATAAAGTAAGCCTATCAGATTCTATAGTGCATTTTAAAGCACTTTTTATGCTTGATAATTTGCCATATAGTGAGGTGTCTTATCCAAGCGTAGCCGTAGGAATGGAAAGTATGGGAGAGACCATAGGAGGGGAGTTTGTGAGTATTGCTTATACTTATGGGCGCAAATTTATCCGCGTGGCGTTTGTGCCAAAAAGTAAGCTTATAGCGCATATAGATTCTAAAAATATAGAATCTAGCAAGGATAATAAATGA
- the lysS gene encoding lysine--tRNA ligase: MFSNFYIQQRIKKMELMRQEGLNPYTNAIKRTISNKNFLHKYEHLKSLPQESEPAQNERVIESITGRVRFIRLMGKACFIKIQDESATLQAYISKNDVSEDFAYIKKILEVGDIVNVSGYAFVTKTGELSIHALHFSILTKSIVPLPEKFHGLSDVELRYRQRYVDLIVNEKVKETFKLRSQIIACVRRFFEQKGFLEVETPMLHPIPGGANARPFITHHNALNVQRYLRIAPELYLKRLIVGGFEAIFELNRNFRNEGMDHSHNPEFSMIEFYWAYKTYEDLITLTKELFAYLLESLHLPQILNFNDMQIDFSKWQILSFTDALVQIGGLDKDIVKDKDKLLAFLESKHIKVENALSYGKLLAQAFDEFVESKLINPTFITQYPIEISPLARRNDENPDIADRFELFIGGKEIANGFSELNDPLDQLERFKAQVAEKEKGDLEAQYMDEDYVWALAYGMPPTAGEGIGIDRLIMLLSDAKTIKDVILFPALKPTKPNFDIMAAQDSPQTHKEK; the protein is encoded by the coding sequence ATGTTTTCAAACTTTTATATCCAGCAACGCATTAAAAAAATGGAGCTTATGCGCCAAGAGGGGCTTAATCCCTACACGAACGCCATAAAACGCACCATAAGCAATAAAAATTTTTTGCATAAATATGAGCATCTAAAATCCCTCCCGCAAGAAAGTGAGCCTGCGCAAAATGAGCGAGTTATAGAATCTATCACCGGGCGCGTGCGCTTTATCCGCCTTATGGGCAAAGCGTGCTTTATTAAAATCCAAGATGAGAGCGCCACACTCCAAGCATATATTTCCAAAAATGATGTAAGCGAGGATTTTGCATACATTAAAAAAATCCTTGAAGTGGGGGATATTGTTAATGTAAGCGGATATGCCTTTGTGACTAAAACGGGCGAGTTAAGCATTCACGCACTACATTTTAGCATTCTTACTAAATCCATTGTGCCACTGCCTGAAAAATTTCATGGGCTAAGTGATGTTGAACTGCGCTATCGCCAACGCTATGTGGATTTAATCGTAAATGAAAAAGTCAAAGAAACCTTTAAACTCCGCTCTCAAATTATTGCCTGTGTGCGCCGTTTTTTTGAGCAAAAGGGCTTTTTGGAGGTGGAGACGCCTATGCTGCACCCCATTCCGGGTGGAGCAAATGCGCGCCCATTTATCACACACCATAATGCGCTTAATGTACAGCGGTATTTGCGCATTGCTCCAGAGCTGTATCTTAAGCGGCTGATTGTGGGTGGATTTGAGGCTATTTTTGAGCTTAATCGCAATTTTCGCAATGAGGGCATGGACCACTCGCATAATCCTGAATTTAGTATGATTGAATTTTATTGGGCGTATAAGACTTATGAAGATTTAATCACACTCACCAAAGAACTTTTTGCTTATCTACTTGAAAGCTTGCATTTACCGCAGATTCTAAACTTTAATGATATGCAAATTGATTTTAGCAAATGGCAGATTCTAAGCTTTACAGATGCGCTTGTGCAAATTGGCGGATTAGATAAAGACATTGTAAAAGATAAGGATAAACTCCTTGCATTCCTTGAAAGTAAGCACATAAAAGTAGAAAATGCCCTAAGCTATGGCAAGCTTTTAGCACAAGCCTTTGATGAATTTGTAGAGAGTAAGCTTATTAATCCCACCTTTATCACACAATATCCCATTGAGATTAGCCCATTAGCTAGGCGCAATGATGAGAATCCAGACATTGCAGATAGATTTGAGCTTTTTATCGGAGGGAAAGAAATTGCTAATGGCTTTAGCGAACTAAATGACCCGCTAGACCAGCTAGAGCGATTTAAAGCCCAAGTAGCGGAGAAAGAAAAGGGCGATTTAGAAGCACAATATATGGACGAAGATTATGTATGGGCATTAGCGTATGGAATGCCGCCCACTGCGGGGGAAGGCATAGGGATTGACCGCTTAATTATGCTCTTAAGTGATGCAAAAACGATTAAAGATGTAATTTTATTCCCTGCATTAAAGCCAACTAAGCCAAATTTTGATATAATGGCCGCTCAAGACTCACCACAAACACACAAGGAGAAGTAA
- a CDS encoding CvpA family protein, whose product MDKLSYIDIGILVLLLLLSIKGIWQGIIRGLASFLGILLGIFFASRFYNNVGEWFARSIYDLGSLELNALVGFLILITLIWALCLFIGEIVFRMVKFTPLAVVDSALGLLFGFCKSFLLISIIVFGISQIGWLKNFSQNIEQNSSIFPLMKSLAVRIMNLQQVQEAQENLNTLGTQILNNNELQDGLNNTLGEPTQNLAPDSHTSQSPQ is encoded by the coding sequence ATGGACAAACTAAGCTATATTGATATTGGTATTTTAGTCTTACTACTTTTACTTTCCATAAAAGGCATTTGGCAGGGCATTATACGCGGCTTGGCAAGTTTTTTAGGCATTTTGCTAGGTATATTTTTTGCCTCTAGATTCTATAATAATGTCGGTGAGTGGTTTGCGCGCAGCATTTATGATTTAGGCTCTTTGGAGCTTAATGCGCTGGTGGGCTTTCTTATTCTCATCACACTCATTTGGGCTTTGTGTCTGTTTATTGGAGAGATTGTTTTTCGTATGGTGAAATTCACGCCTTTAGCAGTGGTTGATAGTGCTTTGGGCTTACTTTTTGGATTCTGTAAATCATTTTTGCTCATTTCTATTATCGTTTTTGGTATCTCACAAATTGGCTGGCTTAAAAATTTCTCGCAAAATATCGAGCAAAATAGCTCCATATTTCCTTTGATGAAAAGCCTTGCTGTGCGCATTATGAACCTGCAGCAAGTCCAAGAAGCGCAAGAAAATCTAAACACGCTAGGCACGCAGATTCTAAATAATAATGAGCTACAAGATGGGCTTAATAACACTTTAGGTGAGCCAACACAGAATCTAGCTCCAGATTCTCACACTTCACAATCTCCACAATAG
- a CDS encoding DUF1882 domain-containing protein, whose product MTEMDLKLIKMDTSHYYQRISGLGTKVNHMGRILYDKYERVDAMLTSTLINKHFRKEIAIAHSLLLSKGTKVENIVFDYNGRNPERFYHRAQLLLRDEGFLNFTAFCSKTPGHLHLYVHKGHTEINEGKRLVKMLSMKLAQHCPKEWRVFPNDELPANFNILALPYDVYAKERGASWARYM is encoded by the coding sequence GTGACAGAAATGGACCTCAAGCTGATTAAGATGGATACATCGCACTACTATCAGCGTATTAGCGGGCTGGGGACAAAAGTAAATCATATGGGGAGGATTCTCTATGATAAATATGAGAGAGTTGATGCAATGCTTACTTCTACCCTTATCAATAAGCACTTTCGCAAGGAAATAGCCATCGCGCATTCTTTGCTACTTAGCAAAGGCACAAAGGTAGAAAATATTGTCTTTGATTACAATGGACGAAATCCTGAAAGATTCTATCACCGCGCGCAGTTACTTCTGCGCGATGAGGGGTTTTTAAACTTCACAGCGTTTTGCTCTAAAACGCCCGGACATCTGCATTTGTATGTGCATAAAGGGCATACGGAGATAAATGAGGGCAAGCGCTTAGTCAAAATGCTCTCCATGAAGTTAGCCCAGCATTGCCCAAAAGAATGGAGAGTATTCCCAAATGATGAGCTTCCAGCCAATTTTAATATACTAGCCTTGCCCTACGATGTGTATGCAAAAGAGCGCGGCGCGTCGTGGGCAAGATATATGTAA
- the mqnP gene encoding menaquinone biosynthesis prenyltransferase MqnP, whose amino-acid sequence MNFLHALSRQIKNFSELVAFEHTIFSSSFILIAMVVASMQKQGSVWCGWETLALCALALVSARNFAMGFNRLKDRDIDKANARTNTRPSVDGRISLAALVMFNVCNALAFVLVSYLINSLAFYLSVPFLLILALYSYMKRFSALAHWVLGVCLGLAPLAGVIAIMGEITLWSVLLSIGVLFWVAGFDLLYSLQDMEFDKRNNLHSIPAYFGVNATLWISRLCHIAAVGFWVAFVDVANLGFLAWLGVILSAFMLCYEQYLVKIHLKHIPKAFFVTNGYLGIMFFACVLLDSIKAMYGY is encoded by the coding sequence ATGAATTTTTTACACGCATTAAGCAGACAGATTAAAAATTTTAGCGAGCTTGTCGCGTTTGAACATACGATTTTTTCAAGCAGTTTTATTCTTATTGCCATGGTGGTAGCTAGTATGCAAAAGCAAGGCAGCGTGTGGTGCGGCTGGGAGACATTAGCGCTTTGCGCGTTGGCTTTGGTGAGTGCTAGAAATTTTGCTATGGGCTTTAATCGCTTGAAAGATAGGGACATTGACAAGGCTAATGCACGCACAAATACTCGCCCAAGCGTTGATGGGCGCATTAGCCTTGCGGCTTTAGTTATGTTTAATGTGTGTAACGCGCTAGCCTTTGTGCTTGTGTCCTATCTTATTAATAGCCTTGCATTTTATTTGAGCGTGCCATTTTTATTGATTTTAGCACTATATTCTTATATGAAGCGCTTTAGCGCACTTGCGCATTGGGTGCTTGGCGTGTGTTTGGGGCTAGCTCCATTGGCTGGAGTGATTGCCATTATGGGAGAGATTACGCTATGGAGTGTGCTTTTATCTATTGGAGTGCTATTTTGGGTAGCGGGCTTTGATTTACTTTACTCATTGCAGGATATGGAGTTTGATAAGCGCAATAATTTGCACTCTATCCCGGCGTATTTTGGGGTAAATGCGACATTGTGGATTTCGCGTTTGTGCCATATTGCGGCGGTGGGATTTTGGGTAGCTTTTGTAGATGTGGCAAATTTAGGCTTCCTTGCATGGCTAGGCGTTATATTATCAGCCTTTATGCTCTGCTATGAGCAATATTTAGTAAAAATACATCTTAAACATATCCCCAAAGCATTTTTTGTAACTAATGGCTATTTGGGCATTATGTTTTTTGCGTGCGTTTTGCTAGATTCTATAAAGGCGATGTATGGATATTAA
- a CDS encoding pyridoxal phosphate-dependent aminotransferase: protein MRRVYAKRVELLQESTTIAISTLAKELKAKGQDVLNFSAGEPDFDTPEVIKDEAIRALKSGFTKYTPVAGIPELLDSIKDKLSRENALHYERNEILVSNGAKHSLFNTFQALVNKGDEVIIPAPYWVTYPELVTFSGGKPVIVQTTEMSDFKITPKQLKDAISNKTKIFVLNTPSNPTGMVYTKEELQALADVLKDTDIWVISDEMYEKLIYGVKFTSAGAISEDMLQRTITINGLSKAVAMTGWRMGYLACKDKKLVKFMDNLQSQCTSNINSITQKASIVALKGEADSDIEDMRSAFEERMRFASDAINNIQFLNVRQPQGAFYLFINISQLPQYGADSMKLCKDLLTSQGVALVPGCAFGMEGFVRLSFACSLEQLEEGVARISQFVKTLL, encoded by the coding sequence ATGAGGAGAGTTTATGCAAAAAGGGTTGAGCTACTACAAGAATCTACAACTATCGCTATTAGCACGCTAGCTAAGGAGCTAAAAGCTAAAGGGCAAGATGTGCTTAATTTTTCTGCGGGCGAGCCTGATTTTGACACGCCAGAAGTGATTAAAGATGAAGCTATTAGGGCATTAAAGAGTGGATTTACTAAATATACGCCTGTGGCAGGTATCCCAGAGCTGCTTGATTCTATAAAGGATAAATTATCTCGCGAAAATGCCTTGCATTATGAAAGAAATGAAATTCTAGTGAGCAATGGAGCAAAACATAGCCTTTTCAACACCTTTCAAGCGCTTGTGAATAAGGGCGATGAGGTGATTATCCCAGCTCCATATTGGGTTACTTACCCAGAGCTTGTAACTTTTAGCGGTGGGAAGCCTGTAATAGTGCAAACAACGGAGATGAGTGATTTTAAAATCACACCAAAGCAGCTTAAAGATGCTATCAGCAATAAAACAAAAATATTTGTGCTAAACACTCCCTCAAATCCCACAGGTATGGTTTATACTAAAGAAGAGCTGCAGGCTCTTGCAGATGTGCTTAAAGATACAGATATTTGGGTGATAAGCGATGAAATGTATGAAAAGCTCATCTATGGTGTGAAATTCACATCAGCGGGCGCTATTAGCGAGGATATGCTACAGCGCACTATTACAATCAATGGTTTAAGCAAGGCAGTGGCGATGACAGGTTGGCGTATGGGCTATCTTGCTTGTAAGGATAAAAAGCTTGTCAAATTTATGGATAATTTGCAAAGTCAATGCACCTCAAATATCAATTCTATCACGCAAAAAGCCTCTATTGTAGCCCTAAAGGGTGAGGCAGATAGTGATATTGAGGATATGCGCAGCGCGTTTGAAGAGCGTATGCGCTTTGCAAGTGATGCGATTAATAATATACAATTTTTGAATGTGCGCCAGCCACAAGGCGCGTTTTATTTATTTATTAATATCTCCCAGCTTCCTCAATATGGCGCAGATTCTATGAAATTATGCAAAGACTTGCTCACATCGCAAGGCGTAGCGCTCGTGCCCGGTTGTGCGTTTGGAATGGAGGGCTTTGTGCGCTTATCATTTGCTTGCTCTTTGGAGCAGCTAGAAGAGGGTGTGGCGCGTATTTCACAATTTGTCAAAACGCTTTTGTGA
- a CDS encoding LTA synthase family protein has product MERKWLEKLLIKSIIFALFLFLLFFVLKLCFVLYSGVYNGAIGEARWSEYFGAFFNGLRYDCRYIAGLSITYFVLGLIFFWTKFRWFVLWIYALLVVVLSLFIGIAEMVFYEIFDDVFNANLLGLIFDDQRAIFHTGISGQYGISFKIIAWLLLSFVFMWLYTKTFNAISREYERNSFHSIRRTHRESPLSSIILFVIFALFMMICINSAFSFKGVSLDQVIKPVENNFLRKASPGAFRDLYLVYRGYAKISNSHFSDYIEQRPTEVVEEYFGLDSKAQSYNLKDLLAKKVSNTAGKRIDYVFYIVAESLSEWYFDEEFDGIGLSAGLKSLLQDNHGAKIGVFLENAGSTIKSMDIHLTGLFQTEIPVNSVIGTLEPFITSTGAIMQNLGYRTNFYYGGSGIWQKLDQYTASQGFEQIYYSTHIINNAKFNGYPSPYEGLWGAYDHHLFALVRDNVFKERNAPSFNMILTTSNHPPYDVPLEQFGVPLEQIRDFLAHNPRYGEKGERLMGHIWYADKVITRFIQDVSRVLPNSLFVITGDHYDREYPNASLKTRNSVPFILYSPVLELKKIANIGSHIDIAPSVIELIAPHDYVYHSFGEPLVSNDNMALNEKNSALGYFSVATDRFVYDGEGVIEYFHEGTAQHNDKELAKSLYKRLQQATALSWWILKNGYEVRDTP; this is encoded by the coding sequence ATGGAGAGAAAGTGGCTTGAGAAGCTCTTAATTAAATCAATTATTTTTGCCCTATTTTTATTTTTACTTTTTTTTGTATTAAAACTTTGCTTTGTGCTTTATAGTGGCGTGTATAATGGCGCCATAGGTGAGGCAAGGTGGAGCGAGTATTTTGGCGCATTTTTTAATGGCTTGCGCTATGATTGCCGCTATATCGCAGGTTTAAGCATTACATATTTTGTGCTAGGACTTATATTCTTTTGGACAAAATTTCGTTGGTTTGTGCTGTGGATTTATGCGCTTTTAGTGGTGGTTTTGAGCCTTTTTATAGGCATTGCTGAAATGGTTTTTTATGAAATCTTTGATGATGTGTTTAATGCCAATTTGCTGGGGCTTATTTTTGATGACCAAAGGGCGATTTTCCACACAGGTATAAGCGGGCAGTATGGCATTAGCTTTAAAATCATAGCGTGGCTACTACTTAGTTTTGTATTTATGTGGCTTTATACAAAAACATTTAATGCCATATCGCGCGAGTATGAGCGCAATAGTTTTCATTCAATCCGCCGCACACATAGGGAATCTCCGCTGTCCTCTATTATTTTGTTTGTGATTTTTGCACTTTTTATGATGATATGTATTAATTCTGCTTTTAGTTTTAAGGGCGTGAGTTTAGACCAAGTCATTAAGCCTGTTGAAAATAACTTTTTACGCAAGGCTTCACCCGGGGCATTTCGTGACTTATATTTGGTGTATCGCGGCTATGCGAAAATCTCAAATTCCCACTTTAGTGACTATATTGAGCAGCGTCCCACCGAAGTGGTGGAGGAGTATTTTGGGCTAGATTCTAAAGCGCAGAGTTATAATCTTAAAGATTTGCTTGCCAAAAAGGTGAGCAATACCGCAGGCAAGCGCATTGATTATGTGTTTTATATCGTAGCAGAGAGTTTAAGTGAATGGTATTTTGATGAGGAGTTTGATGGTATTGGCTTAAGTGCTGGACTTAAATCGCTTTTGCAGGATAATCATGGCGCAAAAATTGGCGTGTTTTTAGAAAATGCTGGCTCTACGATTAAAAGTATGGATATTCATCTCACCGGGCTTTTTCAAACAGAAATCCCTGTGAATTCAGTCATCGGCACGTTAGAGCCTTTCATCACTTCCACAGGCGCAATTATGCAAAATCTAGGCTATAGGACTAATTTTTACTATGGCGGCAGCGGTATTTGGCAAAAGCTTGACCAATACACTGCCTCACAGGGCTTTGAGCAGATTTACTACAGCACGCACATTATTAATAATGCTAAATTTAATGGCTATCCCTCGCCCTATGAAGGATTATGGGGAGCGTATGACCATCATCTTTTTGCCCTGGTGCGAGATAATGTCTTCAAAGAGCGCAACGCGCCAAGTTTTAATATGATTCTCACTACTTCTAATCACCCACCTTATGATGTGCCATTAGAGCAATTTGGCGTGCCATTAGAGCAGATTAGGGATTTTCTAGCGCATAATCCACGCTATGGTGAAAAAGGCGAGCGACTTATGGGGCATATTTGGTATGCCGATAAGGTTATCACGCGCTTTATTCAAGATGTCTCGCGCGTGCTGCCAAACTCGCTTTTTGTGATTACTGGCGACCATTATGATAGAGAGTATCCTAACGCTTCGCTAAAAACGCGCAATAGCGTGCCTTTCATTTTGTATTCACCTGTGCTTGAGCTTAAAAAAATTGCCAATATCGGCTCGCATATTGATATTGCGCCTAGTGTAATTGAGCTTATCGCGCCCCATGATTATGTGTATCATAGCTTTGGCGAACCTTTAGTGAGCAATGATAATATGGCGCTTAATGAAAAAAATAGCGCGCTAGGCTACTTTAGTGTGGCTACAGATAGATTTGTGTATGACGGAGAGGGCGTGATTGAGTATTTTCATGAAGGCACAGCGCAGCATAATGATAAAGAGCTTGCTAAATCACTGTATAAAAGGCTACAGCAGGCTACAGCGCTTAGTTGGTGGATTCTCAAAAATGGCTATGAAGTGAGGGATACGCCATAG
- a CDS encoding serine hydroxymethyltransferase, with the protein MDYAMKERDYEIFELIVKELERQNDHLEMIASENFTFPSVMEAMGSILTNKYAEGYPFRRYYGGCEFVDKIEEIAINRAKKLFGAQFANVQPHSGSQANAAVYAAILKPYDKILGMDLSHGGHLTHGAKVSTSGQLYQSFFYGVELDGRIDYDKLALQAQVVKPNVLVCGFSAYTRELDFKRLREIADSVGAYLMGDIAHVAGLVVAGEYPNPFPHCHIVTTTTHKTLRGPRGGIILSNDEELATKINKAVFPGIQGGPLMHVIAGKAIGFKENLKPEWKDYAKQIKANIQTLAKVLVKRGYNLVSGGSDNHLVLMSFLHNDFSGKDADLALGNAGITVNKNTVPGETRSPFVTSGIRIGSPALTSRGMKEKEFEWIGGRIADILDDINNTDLQAKIKSQIKDFAKDFRIYERPIY; encoded by the coding sequence ATGGATTACGCGATGAAAGAGCGAGATTATGAAATATTTGAGCTTATAGTAAAAGAGCTTGAGCGACAAAATGACCATTTGGAGATGATTGCTAGCGAAAACTTTACTTTTCCAAGCGTGATGGAAGCTATGGGCAGCATTTTGACAAATAAATATGCGGAGGGCTATCCATTCAGGCGCTATTATGGCGGCTGTGAATTTGTGGATAAAATAGAGGAGATTGCTATTAATCGCGCCAAAAAGCTCTTTGGTGCGCAGTTTGCCAATGTGCAGCCGCATTCAGGCTCACAAGCTAATGCAGCAGTGTATGCGGCTATCTTAAAGCCTTATGATAAAATTTTAGGTATGGATTTAAGCCATGGCGGGCATCTCACACATGGGGCAAAGGTAAGCACATCAGGGCAGTTGTATCAAAGCTTTTTCTATGGCGTGGAGCTTGATGGGCGCATTGATTATGATAAACTTGCCCTCCAAGCCCAAGTTGTAAAGCCAAATGTGCTAGTGTGCGGCTTTTCAGCCTATACGCGTGAGCTTGATTTTAAGAGATTGCGCGAGATTGCAGATTCTGTAGGGGCTTATCTTATGGGTGATATCGCTCATGTGGCAGGACTTGTAGTCGCAGGCGAGTATCCTAATCCTTTCCCACATTGCCATATTGTTACCACCACTACACACAAGACTTTGAGAGGGCCTAGAGGGGGTATTATTCTTAGTAACGATGAGGAGCTTGCTACTAAAATCAATAAGGCTGTGTTCCCCGGCATTCAAGGCGGTCCGCTTATGCATGTTATCGCAGGCAAGGCGATTGGTTTTAAAGAAAATCTTAAACCAGAGTGGAAAGATTATGCCAAACAAATTAAAGCTAATATCCAAACCCTTGCCAAAGTGCTTGTAAAGCGAGGCTACAACCTTGTGAGCGGTGGGAGTGATAATCACCTTGTGCTTATGAGCTTTCTGCATAATGATTTTAGCGGCAAAGATGCGGATTTAGCACTTGGGAATGCAGGCATTACGGTAAATAAAAATACCGTTCCAGGTGAGACACGCTCGCCCTTTGTTACAAGCGGGATTCGCATTGGCTCGCCTGCGCTTACTTCGCGCGGTATGAAAGAAAAGGAGTTTGAGTGGATTGGGGGACGCATAGCGGATATACTTGATGATATTAACAATACTGACTTGCAAGCCAAAATTAAATCACAAATTAAAGATTTTGCTAAAGATTTTAGAATCTATGAGCGACCAATATATTAG